A genomic region of Pristiophorus japonicus isolate sPriJap1 chromosome 20, sPriJap1.hap1, whole genome shotgun sequence contains the following coding sequences:
- the LOC139233111 gene encoding surfeit locus protein 4, producing the protein MGQGDIMGAAEDIADQFLRMTKHYLPHLARLCLISTFLEDGIRMWFQWNEQRDYIEATWNCGYFLATCFVLINLLGQLGGCILILSRNFVQYACFGLFGIIALQTVAYSILWDLKFLMRNLALGGGLLLLLAESRSEGKSMFAGVPTISESSPKQYMQLGGRVLLILMFMTLLHFNPSFFSIVQNVVGTGLIVLVAIGFKTKLAALTLVIWLFSLNLYFNAFWTVPTYKPMHDFLKYDFFQSMSVIGGLLLVVALGPGGVSMDEKKKEW; encoded by the exons ATGGGGCAGGGCGACATCATGGGCGCGGCGGAGGACATCGCCGACCAG TTTCTGCGGATGACCAAACACTACCTGCCTCACCTCGCCCGCCTGTGTCTAATCAGCACCTTCCTGGAGGACGGCATCCGCATGTGGTTTCAGTGGAACGAGCAGCGGGATTACATCGAGGCCACGTGGAATTGTGGCTATTTCCTGGCCACCTGCTTTGTGCTGATCAATCTCCTGGGGCAATTAG GGGGCTGTATCCTGATATTGAGTAGAAATTTTGTACAATACGCCTGCTTTGGACTGTTTGGAATTATAGCGTTACAG ACCGTCGCCTACAGTATTTTATGGGATCTGAAGTTCCTGATGAG GAACCTCGCCCTCGGGGGTGGATTGCTGCTGTTGCTCGCCGAGTCGCGGTCGGAAGGGAAGAGCATGTTTGCCGGTGTGCCGACGATCAGCGAGAGCTCCCCGAAACAGTACATGCAGCTGGGGGGACGAGTGCTACTCATTCTGATGTTCATGACCCTGCTGCACTTTAACCCCAGCTTCTTCTCG ATTGTCCAGAACGTGGTGGGAACCGGATTGATTGTGCTCGTGGCGATCGGCTTCAAAACCAAGCTGGCTGCCCTCACCCTGGTCATCTGGCTCTTCAGCCTCAATCTCTACTTCAACGCCTTCTGGACTGTCCCCACCTACAAGCCCATGCACGATTTCCTCAAATACGACTTCTTCCAGAGCATGTCAGTCATCGGGGGCCTCCTGCTGGTGGTGGCACTGGGTCCCGGCGGCGTGTCCATGGACGAGAAGAAGAAAGAGTGGTGA